The DNA region TTGAAAGATAGAGGCTAATTTAAGTAAGTTTTTGTCTTTAGCAACCCATAAAAATCTATTTGAGTCATGATTCTCGAGGAAAGAAAGCCTCTTAAACTTGTCTCCGTAGAATTTGTTTTCTAAGTCAATTATTCTTAAAAACTCCTTAGGTTCCCAACTTTTACCTATGAAGAAATCTCTAATGATTTTGAAAAGATAAAAATCTAAAGTCCCATCAAATTTATCTATGTATTTTTTTGTTTCTTTTGGAGTTTCAACAATCTCTCCAAAATAAAAAGTATCTGGAAACTCCGACTTCATCCTGTAATAGAAGATAGTCCAGAAGTTAATATCAGGTCCTGTAGCATGATCCATTCTATATCCAGAAATTCCAAATTCCTTTATCCAGTATTTTGCAGCATTTATAATATATTCCATTGCTTCTTTGTTCCTTAGGTTTATCTTTGGCATTGATTTTACTCCAAAAAAGCTTTCGTAATCATCTCCTTTAAATAGAAACCAGTCTCTTAACTTACTATTTTTATTATTTAATGCCTCTTGAAATAATGGATTATTGTGGGACATATGATTAGGAACAAAGTCTAAAATCACCCTAATACCTCTTTTAAAGGCTTCGTTTACAAGCCTCTTTAAATCCTCCTTTGTTCCCCATAAAGGATCAATTTCAAAATAATCTTCGATATCATAGCCATGATAGGAAGTGCTTTTAAATATGGGAGAGATCCATATAACGTTTACTCCAAGATTTTCTATATAATCTAAGTGACTTATTATTCCCTTCAAATTCCCTCCCAATTTCTCTTTGAGATTTTTAGAAAGAATCACCTCTTTGTCATCCTTAGCAAATCTATCAATGAATATGTGATATATAATGCTTTCATCACTCCATTTGGGGGGTTCGTGATTATCTATTGGAAAGTAATATTCATAAAATTTTTTATCTATACTAAATAGCCGAATTTGGTATACGCCTTTTTCTTTTAAAGCAGGTATTTTTATTTTTACGACTTCACTAAAGTTAAAAACACTGTCATTCCATTGAGTCTCTCTGTCATATACATTGAGAGTATATAATTCTTTATCTTCTCTAATAATTTGGACTGAATTAGGATAAAAATTTATTGGACAACTAAAAGTAATTTCTATTTCATCTTCTGGTTTTGGATCTTCAGGGAAAATTTCTTCTAAGTTTACCTCTTCAAGCTTTTTAGCTTCTCTCTCAGCTAAGAACTCTCTATGAGATAGATCTCCAAATATTTTGTCGTCATATATCATCTTTATACCTCCAATAAATTAACTCGTGTTAATTATTTTATCATAGTTTATCATAGTTTATAATGATTATACAAACATAATCTTAGGAGGGTAATAAAAAATGATTTTGGCATGTGGAGAGGCTCTTATAGACTTCACCCCTATAGAAATAAATAAAGAGGTAGCTTACGTACCTAAGGAAGGTGGATCGCCCTATAATGTGGCAATCACTCTTGGCAGGTTAGGAACACTTTGTGGATTCTTTGGTAAAATTTCCAAGGACTTTTTTGGAGAGATGTTAATTGAAAAATTAAGAAATAACCATGTGGATACATCTTTTGTGTTAAGATCTGAGAAATCAACTACTCTTGCCTTTGTCATTCTAAAGGAGGGAGAACCTCATTTTGTTTTCTATGGCGAAAATACTGCTGATACATCCTTAGAAGAGAAGGATATGCCCTACATAGATCCTGAAAAAATCAAGCTTATTCATTTTGGATCAATTTCCATGATACGAGAACCAGGTTGCTTTGTGTTAGAAAAAATGATGAGTCAAAATCATGGAAAGGTATCAATTTCTTTTGACCCTAATGTAAGATCTAATCTAATAAAAGATAAAGTTAATTACTTAAAAAAATTTGAAACTTGGATTGGATATGTAGATATTTTAAAGGCAAGCATTGCAGATCTTACTTGGCTTTATGAGACAGAGGATACGGATGAGCTTGCTAAATATTTTCTGAGAAGAGGTGTAAAGATCTTTCTTGTAACCTTAGGTAAGGAAGGATCAAAAGGCTATACTAAATTCTTTTCTGCTTTTTCTAAGGGTAAAGAAGTAAAAGTTGCTGATACAGTAGGAGCAGGAGATGCTTTTATGGGAGGATTTTTATATTATTTAAATTCTATTGGGAAACTGAATAAGAATTTTTTAGAAAGTATAACTAAGGAAGAGCTTGAAAATGCCTTGGATTTTTCTAATACGGTCTCGGCGTTAACCTGTACTAAGAAGGGCGCAGAGCCACCATATTTGTCTGAAGTTGAAAATTTTATGCTTAAAAGGTATTATTGAAGGAAAAGTTTTTAAGAAATTTGTGGGTTAAGGAGAGATAGAATATGGATTTAATATTTTTTTTGATATTATTTGCCTTACTTACTATACCCCATGAGTTTGGACATTTTATTTTTGCAAAGGTTTTTGGAGTTAGGGTTTATGAATATGCCGTAGGTTTTGGTCCTAAGATTTTAGAGATAAAGGGAAGGGAAACAAAATTCGTACTAAGACTTATTCCTATTGGTGGATTCGTAAAAATGGCAGGAGTTGATGATATTAATATTCCAGAGGTGGAAAGTGTTCCAGAGGATAGGAAGTTCTATAAAAAGGCACCTTGGCAAAGATTTTTAATTCTTTTTGCTGGTTCTTTTATGAATTTTATTTTTGCGATAATTCTCTTTATGGCTATTTTCCTTATAGGGATTCCTCAGCCTATTCCTGTGGTGGAT from Dictyoglomus turgidum DSM 6724 includes:
- a CDS encoding alpha-amylase family glycosyl hydrolase, which encodes MIYDDKIFGDLSHREFLAEREAKKLEEVNLEEIFPEDPKPEDEIEITFSCPINFYPNSVQIIREDKELYTLNVYDRETQWNDSVFNFSEVVKIKIPALKEKGVYQIRLFSIDKKFYEYYFPIDNHEPPKWSDESIIYHIFIDRFAKDDKEVILSKNLKEKLGGNLKGIISHLDYIENLGVNVIWISPIFKSTSYHGYDIEDYFEIDPLWGTKEDLKRLVNEAFKRGIRVILDFVPNHMSHNNPLFQEALNNKNSKLRDWFLFKGDDYESFFGVKSMPKINLRNKEAMEYIINAAKYWIKEFGISGYRMDHATGPDINFWTIFYYRMKSEFPDTFYFGEIVETPKETKKYIDKFDGTLDFYLFKIIRDFFIGKSWEPKEFLRIIDLENKFYGDKFKRLSFLENHDSNRFLWVAKDKNLLKLASIFQFSLNPIPIVYNGQEMGCNQFRDIIEGNKTLHEYTRLPIPWDEGKQDKELIEFYKKLINIRKKHPSLYKGRFIPILSNLVSFIKEDEEESILVLINPNHKEEIFNLNGIYKDLFSGNIYTNSLKVNPMNAHLLLRINH
- a CDS encoding carbohydrate kinase family protein, with the protein product MILACGEALIDFTPIEINKEVAYVPKEGGSPYNVAITLGRLGTLCGFFGKISKDFFGEMLIEKLRNNHVDTSFVLRSEKSTTLAFVILKEGEPHFVFYGENTADTSLEEKDMPYIDPEKIKLIHFGSISMIREPGCFVLEKMMSQNHGKVSISFDPNVRSNLIKDKVNYLKKFETWIGYVDILKASIADLTWLYETEDTDELAKYFLRRGVKIFLVTLGKEGSKGYTKFFSAFSKGKEVKVADTVGAGDAFMGGFLYYLNSIGKLNKNFLESITKEELENALDFSNTVSALTCTKKGAEPPYLSEVENFMLKRYY